The Metallosphaera hakonensis JCM 8857 = DSM 7519 genome includes the window GTAACTCCTCCCTTAATTGCCCAATGGACACATGCCCCGTATCTAGGTCAACTATCATTATCATGGAGAAGATTCCCCTCAATACCGTTTGGGAGATGTCGACTATATTCACGTTTTTCTCGGCGAGCTTAGATGAGATCCCTGCAACTATTCCAGGTTTATCTGCGCCTATCACTACTATAACGGCTGTCTCCATGGGAAGACAAAAACTAGAATGTTTTAAAAGCTGATATGAAAATGAATTCTGTCTTGTAACCGGGTTTAGGATCCAGAGCAATATCGATCTGATAATTGTGGCAAACCCTGGAGTAGTTAAAGACCTAGATAGAGCAATAAGATCATTTGAGAAGTCAATAAATCATTTCAGTAGACCTATAATTGCGAGATACCGTCCAAACTTAGTAGTAAAGTCATGTAACTCATGTAGTGATTTAACGATCATGTTTACGGTGGTGTTTCACAAGACCGTTTAATTTAACTAATGGGGGTAGGGGGCGAAAGTCCCCTCCGTGACGGTAGACCCAAAATCGTTTTTCGAAGACTAAACTTCTACTCAATCTCATCACCATGAGAGCGTTAGATTAAATTCGTTACTATTGGCTAAGTGAACTCTACCCCGCCCTTACCGGTAGACCCAAAATCATTTAACTAAATATAATAATAGTAGATTAATAATTCTGAATGATCCTATCTATGATTAAATACGAAGGAAAAGGTTGATTTTATCTAAGATTTTCATGAGTTGAATGTATTCTTTTCCTTTTTTTCATAAAATTTATAAAAAAAATGAGAATAATCTCTAGAATTATAATGCTATCTCTTAAGTAATACACATATATATGATCATGTAGTGAGGATTTTACTTTAAGTTTTTAGTGATTATGATGAGATTATATACTTTAATTATAAAAATGGTATGATATCTGGACGCTAGTATTTCCGAAAAGTTTAAAACGTTCTGTAATGATTTAGAAGAATGGAAAATTTAGTAGAGGCTTACGAGAGGGAGAAGGACGTCAAGGTGAGGGAGAGGATACTAGCAGTCAAGATGCACGTAGTGGACGGGATGAGGGAGGTGGAGGTCGCGAAGGTCCTCAACAAGGGTTACTCCACGGTGAGGACGTGGGTGAGGAAGTTCAGGAAGGGAGGGGTAGAGGCCCTCAGGGATAGGCCCAGGTCCGGGAGGCCCAGAAAGGCCGGGAAGGAGGATGTGAAGAGGGTCCTAGAGGACGGGCCCAGGAACTACGGGATCGAGCAGGACTTCTGGACGGTCAAGGCGCTCAAGGTTGTACTCCTGAAGAGGGGAGTGGAGTACAGGAAGTCCAGGTTGTACGAGCTGGTCCACGAGCTCGGGTACGAGCTGGTGACGCCCAGGCCCACCAACATGAAGGCTGAAAGGGAGAAGTGGGACGATTTTAAAAAAAGTGAAGGAGTTGGCAGACGAAGCGGTGTACTTCTTCGACGAGTGCAGGGCCGTGATCAGCACCCTGGTGAAAAGAGTCCTGGCGAGACGAGGGAGTAAACCAGTCCTCAGGGTCAACACGGGCTTCTCCTCGACCTACGTCCTCCTCGCTGTTAATGCGTGGACAGGGGAGGTCGTGTTCACAGTTGCTGACAGGCCCAACTCCGAGTCCGTGAAGTACTTCCTGCGCTACTTCAAGAGGAGGGTTGGGAAAGGTGGGGCTACCAGTTATAGTTGTGGTAGCCAAAGGTGAAAAATAATGTCGAAAAGTAAAAATAACCCCGGAAGGGGTAATATAAGGGAGGGTAATACCATGAAGGCAAGGGAGGAAGTGAGGGAGACCATAAGGAAGGCAGTCAACGAAAGAGTCAGCCTAAGGGAGATCGAGGAGATGATATTGCAGGAAACCATGATGGAGGAGAGGGAAGCGTATCTTGAAGTTGAGGACGACGAGAAGAACGGGACGTACTTCAGGTATCTGGGCACTGGAAACGGGGTGTTGAGGCTCAGGGTACCGAGGACCAGGAAGGGTGGATTCAGGCCGAAGATCCTCCCCGAGAAGTACGAGAGGATGGACCAGGGCTACGAGGAGTTCCTCCAGGGACTTGTCCTTTCTGGGATGACTCCAGGTCAGGTTAAGGCTGTTCTCGCAAAGGGTATACCGTACAGTGAAGTGGTGATGGACCGCGTCGCGGAGAGGATATCCAACAAGCTCAGGGAGTTCAAGAGCCGCGAACTACCTCACGACCTCCTTGCGCTCTACGTGGACGTGAAGTTCGTTAAGGTCAGGATCAACGAGGCCATTGTGGAGAGAGCGGTTTACATCATAGGAGTTGACCTTGATGGCAACAAGTCCGTGCTGGACTACGAGGTCAGGGATAGGGAGGACCTGGACGGTTGGAAGTCCTTCTTGGGAGGTCTAGTGAGCAGGGGAGTCAGCAGAGTAGACGTAATCGTAAGCGACGACTTCTCGGGTCTGGATCGCGTCGTGTCCACTCTCTTTCCCTCCTCCCAACATCAGCTCTGCATAACCCACTTGATCAGGAACCTCATGAGGGTTCTTCCTGACAAGGAGAAGGACGAGCTGATGGCTAGGGTTAGGGACCTCAAGTCCTCGAGGAACGTTGAGGAGGGAAAGAAGGCAATCTCGTCCCTCAGTCAACTCGTTGAACCCTTCTCTCCAGCTCGCGCCAAGAGGCTTCTAGACGCTGCTGATAGGTACTGCGCCTTCCTCAACTTCCCCAGGGAAGTCAGGCACTACCTATACACCAACAACACGTCAGAGAGCTTCAACTCGACCTTAGCCAGGTTCGAGGAGGAGCTGAAGTTACTTCCCCTCCCTTCGCTCCCTGCAGGTCTACCTCTACGTCTCCATCGAGGAGAGCAACTCACGTTGGAAGTCGAGGCCCATGTCGGTGATAAGGCATCACTCCTATCACCTGAAACAGCTCCACGCCTCCAGGTTCCAGGTGAGCTTTGATGAAGACTTTTAAGCTAGTGCTTATATATTTTCTTACACATCTATACCCGGTAGCCCCTCACGGTAGGGATTTCCTGCTTCTCAGCACCACCTTACCAAGGATAGAGGGCGGAGTTCTACATCTGAGGGTCACACCGACCCCGAAGTGAAAAGGATGGTGCCCTGAGGACTGCTGATCGGAGCAGAGGCGTACTACACGAACCCTCGCTTTAACCAAGGCGTCTCGGTGACTCATACTCCGTCAGTGAGTGTCATTGATATAGATGTTGATTTTTTCCATGTTTATTTTTTACTACAAAGGGACTATCCATCCCCACGGATGAGGTCTTCCAGCCCCCTTTGACCCCTCCCCCCGTAAAGATAAAGATAGGTTATCGGTGCAGTTCCTTGTTTCAATAGTGTACGTATTTCATGACCCAATCGTGGATAATTCTATCGATCTCGCCATATAGATGTTTAGGTGGAGAGTGCCTCATCTTTAGTCTTATCAGAATGCAGTTGTTTCCTTTTTTATTTACTTCATCGCATAGCCTTTCGGAATGGATGA containing:
- a CDS encoding ACT domain-containing protein; protein product: METAVIVVIGADKPGIVAGISSKLAEKNVNIVDISQTVLRGIFSMIMIVDLDTGHVSIGQLREELQRRGKELGVEVLVFHGEVFKFMERI